The window GTGCTGGCCGGCTATGGCGTCGGCGCGCGGCTGGAATTCCTGCTGACGACGCTGGCCTTCGCGGTCGGCGTCGCCTCGGTGCCAATGGTCGGCATGGCGATCGGCGCCGGCCGCGTGGCGCGGGCGCGCCGCGTCGCCTGGACCGCGGGCTGGATTTCGTTCGCCGTGGTCGGCGTTCTCGGTACGTTGATCGCGATCTTTCCGGATCTCTGGGTCAACCTGTTCACGCGGGACGCGAGCGTCCGCGCGGCCAGCCAGCAATATCTCGCGACGGGCGCGCCGATGTACGCCTTCCTTGGCCTCGCCACCGCGATGTATTTCTCGTCGCAGGGCGCCGCAAAAGTGCTGGGCCCGGTGTTGTCGCAAACCGCACGGCTTTTATTCGTTGGCGCCGGCGGCTGGTGGCTGCTGTCGATCGACGCCACCAGCATGAGCTTCTTCAAACTCGCAGCGGCCTCGATGGTGCTGCTCGGCGTGCTGTCGGCGCTCAGCGTATTGCTGACGCGCTGGGGCCCGAAGGCCGGACCTGTTCCTGAGGTGCGTTCGGCGCTGTCGTGAGTCTTCAGGCTGTGCGAGCGAGCGCCTTCTGCATGGCGAGCGCGCCCAGGTCCATCTGTGCGTCCATATAGGGCGCGATCTCGTGCGGAAGTACGTCGGCGATCCAGATTACGCGGCTGCGCGTTGCGCCGTCGGAGAGCACCTGCACCGATGCGCTGTGTTGCTTCACCCGCTCGCTGACGATGGCATAGACCAGCCGTTTGCGCGCCTGGTCGCAATCGACCAGAATTTCGCGTGCGCTGGAGCCGTTGGAGAAGGTCACGATGCGTGCGTCGCCATCGAGTTGGGTATCGGTCACGAAGCCCGGCACCAGTCGGGTATGCAGCGCGCCGAAATCCGCGATCGCGTCCCAAACCTCGTCCGCGGGCGCGTCGATCAAAATGTCCTTATGGATGGATGCCATTTTGATACCTCACGTGAAGACGGCTTCGACATTGTTGCCGTCGGGATCGATCAGGAACGCGGCATAGTAAGTCGGGCTATAGTCGGCCCGCCGTCCGGGCGCGCCATTGTCGTGGCCGCCCGCTTTGAGACCGCCGGCATGAAATGCCTTGATCGCGGCGTGATCTGTGGCACGGAACGCAAGATGTACGCCGGCGCGATCGCCGTTTTTGCCGCGGTAAAGCCAAAGTGCCGGTGCGTCCAGCGGGCCGAACCCTGCGCCGGATTCGTCGCGTGAGCACAGGACGTGGCCGAGTGGGGCCAGCGCCGCCGCGTAGAAGCGAATGCTGGCGTCGAGGTCGCTGACTTTCAATCCGATGTGGTCGTACATGATGATCTCCCTTGGCGCGGATCGCGCTTCGGAGCCACCCTAGTCAGTGTGCGGCCAGCCGATCTTGGAGAATCTTGCGGTTTCCCTGGGAGGTCTGCCGGAATGCGCGTGGCGAGATGCCGGCGGCGCGATGGAAGCTGCGGACAAAATTCGAGAGGTCGCCGAAGCCGACGTCGAAGGCGATGTCGGTGATGGCGCGATCTTCTTCCGCGAGTAACTGAGCGGCATGGCGAAGCCGCGAGCGGACCAGATATTGATGTGGCGTGACGCCCAGTACATTGGAAAACAGCCGCAGGAAATGAAACGGGCTCAACCCGGCTTCCCTTGCCGCGCCATCAAGATCGATCGCGCCGGGCGAATGCGCATCGATCCAGAGTGCGGTTTCCACCGCGCGGCGGCGGTCGCGCGCGCTGGCCTGGAACCCCTTGCGCGGTCGATCCGACACCAGATCGACGAACCGTGCTGCAAGCGCATGGCCGACTTCGTCGAGCCCGATATCGCTGCGCGCGTCGGCCGCGGCCTGCGCCAGTTCGCCGAGCACCATCAGTTCGGCAAG is drawn from Nitrobacteraceae bacterium AZCC 2146 and contains these coding sequences:
- a CDS encoding carbon monoxide dehydrogenase subunit G (product_source=COG3427; cog=COG3427; pfam=PF10604; superfamily=55961); this encodes MASIHKDILIDAPADEVWDAIADFGALHTRLVPGFVTDTQLDGDARIVTFSNGSSAREILVDCDQARKRLVYAIVSERVKQHSASVQVLSDGATRSRVIWIADVLPHEIAPYMDAQMDLGALAMQKALARTA
- a CDS encoding catechol 2,3-dioxygenase-like lactoylglutathione lyase family enzyme (product_source=COG0346; cath_funfam=3.10.180.10; cog=COG0346; pfam=PF18029; superfamily=54593), with product MYDHIGLKVSDLDASIRFYAAALAPLGHVLCSRDESGAGFGPLDAPALWLYRGKNGDRAGVHLAFRATDHAAIKAFHAGGLKAGGHDNGAPGRRADYSPTYYAAFLIDPDGNNVEAVFT
- a CDS encoding AraC family transcriptional regulator (product_source=KO:K07506; cath_funfam=1.10.10.60; cog=COG2207; ko=KO:K07506; pfam=PF12833; smart=SM00342; superfamily=46689,51215), producing MAATTIFECGAISVSDYRCTAGPDDRPFAEQHRCHSISYVRKGSFGCNSRGQLHELVTGAFLIGHPGDEYICSHDHHGCGDECLAFFLTPELVETIGDNADIWQRGSVAPLAELMVLGELAQAAADARSDIGLDEVGHALAARFVDLVSDRPRKGFQASARDRRRAVETALWIDAHSPGAIDLDGAAREAGLSPFHFLRLFSNVLGVTPHQYLVRSRLRHAAQLLAEEDRAITDIAFDVGFGDLSNFVRSFHRAAGISPRAFRQTSQGNRKILQDRLAAH